A genomic stretch from Pectinophora gossypiella chromosome 13, ilPecGoss1.1, whole genome shotgun sequence includes:
- the LOC126372048 gene encoding uncharacterized protein LOC126372048 isoform X4 — translation MDRFIVKEPRVNADYAQGNQTRPPFSLNTGINNILQEGVYFGGYCAEFPIQHGPGFMPVTHVTGPSASYVPNFPGRSQTLHDIDARYLGTSENNATCIAAPISTSLPAAKAPFKDNDSQKNDTQFPVKTRAEKIRDLHKSGARAFSGPVEKVLKWHKSLQDFGLLVLYEIVAKCVSIRPGETCAKHLVIRDDSGPAIQVVYYEIDFLLPELQPPCTIRVIGRMMAGTCRLQAFNVRQATGDDVATLPRRAAVAAHHVAKLCKEYGVPV, via the exons ATGGATAGATTTATTGTAAAGGAGCCAAGAGTGAACGCAG attatGCTCAAGGAAATCAAACGAGGCCCCCTTTCTCACTGAATACAGGAATTAATAATATCTT GCAAGAAGGTGTATACTTCGGTGGCTACTGTGCGGAGTTTCCTATTCAACACGGGCCGGGTTTTATGCCCGTAACACATGTTACTGGCCCTTCTGCATCCTACGTGCCTAAT tttcctGGTCGAAGTCAAACCCTGCATGATATTGATGCCCGGTACTTGGGTACAAGTGAGAATAATGCTACTTGCATTGCAG CTCCAATTTCAACATCTCTACCTGCGGCCAAAGCTCCTTTTAAGGATAACGACTCGCAGAAAAACGATACTCAGTTTCCTGTGAAGACGCGAGCTGAAAAAATACGA GATCTACATAAAAGTGGAGCTCGAGCATTTTCTGGCCCCGTAGAGAAAGTCTTGAAATGGCACAAATCATTGCAAGACTTTGGCCTTCTTGTTCTGTACGAGATTGTAG CAAAATGCGTGAGCATCCGCCCAGGAGAAACATGTGCTAAACACCTTGTCATCCGGGACGACAGCGGGCCGGCGATACAAGTCGTCTATTACGAGATCGACTTTCTATTGCCTGAGCTCCAGCCACCGTGTACTATCAG GGTGATAGGCCGAATGATGGCTGGAACATGTCGCCTGCAAGCTTTCAACGTGCGGCAAGCGACCGGTGACGACGTGGCGACGTTGCCGCGACGCGCTGCTGTAGCCGCCCACCACGTCGCCAAACTCTGCAAGGAATACGGCGTTCCTGTATAA
- the LOC126372048 gene encoding uncharacterized protein LOC126372048 isoform X3 has product MDRFIVKEPRVNADYAQGNQTRPPFSLNTGINNILQEGVYFGGYCAEFPIQHGPGFMPVTHVTGPSASYVPNFPGRSQTLHDIDARYLGTSENNATCIAAPLPPLHREEHLKPQTPSPKPQTFTPGGIQCNQNQKQPIITAPISTSLPAAKAPFKDNDSQKNDTQFPVKTRAEKIRDLHKSGARAFSGPVEKVLKWHKSLQDFGLLVLYEIVAKCVSIRPGETCAKHLVIRDDSGPAIQVVYYEIDFLLPELQPPCTIRVIGRMMAGTCRLQAFNVRQATGDDVATLPRRAAVAAHHVAKLCKEYGVPV; this is encoded by the exons ATGGATAGATTTATTGTAAAGGAGCCAAGAGTGAACGCAG attatGCTCAAGGAAATCAAACGAGGCCCCCTTTCTCACTGAATACAGGAATTAATAATATCTT GCAAGAAGGTGTATACTTCGGTGGCTACTGTGCGGAGTTTCCTATTCAACACGGGCCGGGTTTTATGCCCGTAACACATGTTACTGGCCCTTCTGCATCCTACGTGCCTAAT tttcctGGTCGAAGTCAAACCCTGCATGATATTGATGCCCGGTACTTGGGTACAAGTGAGAATAATGCTACTTGCATTGCAG CCCCGCTGCCACCATTGCACCGTGAAGAACATTTGAAGCCCCAAACCCCAAGCCCCAAGCCCCAAACATTTACCCCGGGCGGCATTCAGTGTAATCAAAATCAGAAACAGCCCATAATAACAG CTCCAATTTCAACATCTCTACCTGCGGCCAAAGCTCCTTTTAAGGATAACGACTCGCAGAAAAACGATACTCAGTTTCCTGTGAAGACGCGAGCTGAAAAAATACGA GATCTACATAAAAGTGGAGCTCGAGCATTTTCTGGCCCCGTAGAGAAAGTCTTGAAATGGCACAAATCATTGCAAGACTTTGGCCTTCTTGTTCTGTACGAGATTGTAG CAAAATGCGTGAGCATCCGCCCAGGAGAAACATGTGCTAAACACCTTGTCATCCGGGACGACAGCGGGCCGGCGATACAAGTCGTCTATTACGAGATCGACTTTCTATTGCCTGAGCTCCAGCCACCGTGTACTATCAG GGTGATAGGCCGAATGATGGCTGGAACATGTCGCCTGCAAGCTTTCAACGTGCGGCAAGCGACCGGTGACGACGTGGCGACGTTGCCGCGACGCGCTGCTGTAGCCGCCCACCACGTCGCCAAACTCTGCAAGGAATACGGCGTTCCTGTATAA
- the LOC126372048 gene encoding uncharacterized protein LOC126372048 isoform X2 produces the protein MDRFIVKEPRVNADYAQGNQTRPPFSLNTGINNILQEGVYFGGYCAEFPIQHGPGFMPVTHVTGPSASYVPNFPGRSQTLHDIDARYLGTSENNATCIAAGQRQQQLKQTQSPYSSNIGFPYLNDYENRNFIGADRNSSKTFTSQVHSTSRAPISTSLPAAKAPFKDNDSQKNDTQFPVKTRAEKIRDLHKSGARAFSGPVEKVLKWHKSLQDFGLLVLYEIVAKCVSIRPGETCAKHLVIRDDSGPAIQVVYYEIDFLLPELQPPCTIRVIGRMMAGTCRLQAFNVRQATGDDVATLPRRAAVAAHHVAKLCKEYGVPV, from the exons ATGGATAGATTTATTGTAAAGGAGCCAAGAGTGAACGCAG attatGCTCAAGGAAATCAAACGAGGCCCCCTTTCTCACTGAATACAGGAATTAATAATATCTT GCAAGAAGGTGTATACTTCGGTGGCTACTGTGCGGAGTTTCCTATTCAACACGGGCCGGGTTTTATGCCCGTAACACATGTTACTGGCCCTTCTGCATCCTACGTGCCTAAT tttcctGGTCGAAGTCAAACCCTGCATGATATTGATGCCCGGTACTTGGGTACAAGTGAGAATAATGCTACTTGCATTGCAG cAGGTCAAAGACAACAACAGTTGAAGCAAACTCAGAGTCCATATTCGTCAAACATTGGTTTTCCGTATTTAAATGACTACGAAAATCGCAACTTTATCGGGGCTGATCGGAACAGTTCCAAAACTTTTACATCGCAAGTCCATTCTACTTCTAgag CTCCAATTTCAACATCTCTACCTGCGGCCAAAGCTCCTTTTAAGGATAACGACTCGCAGAAAAACGATACTCAGTTTCCTGTGAAGACGCGAGCTGAAAAAATACGA GATCTACATAAAAGTGGAGCTCGAGCATTTTCTGGCCCCGTAGAGAAAGTCTTGAAATGGCACAAATCATTGCAAGACTTTGGCCTTCTTGTTCTGTACGAGATTGTAG CAAAATGCGTGAGCATCCGCCCAGGAGAAACATGTGCTAAACACCTTGTCATCCGGGACGACAGCGGGCCGGCGATACAAGTCGTCTATTACGAGATCGACTTTCTATTGCCTGAGCTCCAGCCACCGTGTACTATCAG GGTGATAGGCCGAATGATGGCTGGAACATGTCGCCTGCAAGCTTTCAACGTGCGGCAAGCGACCGGTGACGACGTGGCGACGTTGCCGCGACGCGCTGCTGTAGCCGCCCACCACGTCGCCAAACTCTGCAAGGAATACGGCGTTCCTGTATAA
- the LOC126372048 gene encoding uncharacterized protein LOC126372048 isoform X1 gives MDRFIVKEPRVNADYAQGNQTRPPFSLNTGINNILQEGVYFGGYCAEFPIQHGPGFMPVTHVTGPSASYVPNFPGRSQTLHDIDARYLGTSENNATCIAAGQRQQQLKQTQSPYSSNIGFPYLNDYENRNFIGADRNSSKTFTSQVHSTSRAPLPPLHREEHLKPQTPSPKPQTFTPGGIQCNQNQKQPIITAPISTSLPAAKAPFKDNDSQKNDTQFPVKTRAEKIRDLHKSGARAFSGPVEKVLKWHKSLQDFGLLVLYEIVAKCVSIRPGETCAKHLVIRDDSGPAIQVVYYEIDFLLPELQPPCTIRVIGRMMAGTCRLQAFNVRQATGDDVATLPRRAAVAAHHVAKLCKEYGVPV, from the exons ATGGATAGATTTATTGTAAAGGAGCCAAGAGTGAACGCAG attatGCTCAAGGAAATCAAACGAGGCCCCCTTTCTCACTGAATACAGGAATTAATAATATCTT GCAAGAAGGTGTATACTTCGGTGGCTACTGTGCGGAGTTTCCTATTCAACACGGGCCGGGTTTTATGCCCGTAACACATGTTACTGGCCCTTCTGCATCCTACGTGCCTAAT tttcctGGTCGAAGTCAAACCCTGCATGATATTGATGCCCGGTACTTGGGTACAAGTGAGAATAATGCTACTTGCATTGCAG cAGGTCAAAGACAACAACAGTTGAAGCAAACTCAGAGTCCATATTCGTCAAACATTGGTTTTCCGTATTTAAATGACTACGAAAATCGCAACTTTATCGGGGCTGATCGGAACAGTTCCAAAACTTTTACATCGCAAGTCCATTCTACTTCTAgag CCCCGCTGCCACCATTGCACCGTGAAGAACATTTGAAGCCCCAAACCCCAAGCCCCAAGCCCCAAACATTTACCCCGGGCGGCATTCAGTGTAATCAAAATCAGAAACAGCCCATAATAACAG CTCCAATTTCAACATCTCTACCTGCGGCCAAAGCTCCTTTTAAGGATAACGACTCGCAGAAAAACGATACTCAGTTTCCTGTGAAGACGCGAGCTGAAAAAATACGA GATCTACATAAAAGTGGAGCTCGAGCATTTTCTGGCCCCGTAGAGAAAGTCTTGAAATGGCACAAATCATTGCAAGACTTTGGCCTTCTTGTTCTGTACGAGATTGTAG CAAAATGCGTGAGCATCCGCCCAGGAGAAACATGTGCTAAACACCTTGTCATCCGGGACGACAGCGGGCCGGCGATACAAGTCGTCTATTACGAGATCGACTTTCTATTGCCTGAGCTCCAGCCACCGTGTACTATCAG GGTGATAGGCCGAATGATGGCTGGAACATGTCGCCTGCAAGCTTTCAACGTGCGGCAAGCGACCGGTGACGACGTGGCGACGTTGCCGCGACGCGCTGCTGTAGCCGCCCACCACGTCGCCAAACTCTGCAAGGAATACGGCGTTCCTGTATAA
- the LOC126372050 gene encoding dynactin subunit 5 yields MELQDTYYNKSEYVETASGNKVSRQTVLCGSQNIVLHGKVIVQSDAIIRGDLANVKTGRFCIISKGSVIRPPFKKFSKGVAFFPLQMGDHVFVGENTVVNAAVVGSYVYIGKNVVIGRRCVLKDCCMIEDNSVLPSETVVPSFARYSGSPARLITTLPEAMPDLMTEFTKSYYQHFLPTTMN; encoded by the exons ATGGAACTACAAGATACTTACTATAACAAATCGGAATACGTAGAAACG GCTTCCGGCAATAAAGTTAGCCGGCAAACAGTGTTATGTGGTTCACAAAATATAGTATTACATGGAAAGGTGATAGTTCAAAGTGACGCTATCATCAGGGGTGACTTAGCAAATGTAAAGACTGGTAGATTTTGCATTATCAGCAAGGGTTCAGTAATACGACCACCTTTCAAGAAGTTCAGCAAAGg aGTAGCATTCTTCCCTCTTCAAATGGGTGATCATGTGTTTGTCGGAGAAAACACAGTTGTTAATGCAGCTGTAGTTGGGTCATATGTGTATATTGGAAAAAATGTTGTTATT GGTAGGAGATGTGTTCTTAAAGACTGCTGTATGATAGAAGATAACTCGGTATTACCTTCAGAGACTGTTGTGCCATCATTTGCAAGGTATTCTGGCAGCCCTGCAAGACTCATTACAACACTCCCCGAAGCAATGCCTGACCTCATGACAGAATTCACGAAGAGCTACTATCAACACTTCTTACCTACCACTATGAATTAA